The following proteins come from a genomic window of Methanosarcina sp. MTP4:
- the hisD gene encoding histidinol dehydrogenase gives MIIMLFKKLSDVSKAEMQGLLSRESGLADVGETVSAVLADVREKGDAAVREYTKKFDKVDFTDFEVSEEEFEKAISGIDAELLEHLKTAASNIKAFHEAQLPEKTWFMELKPGVVLGQKATPLESVGAYAPGGRASYPSTVLMTVIPARVAGVEQVIVCTPPRADGSVHPLTLAAAKVAGADRVFKLGGVQAVGAMAYGTESVPKVGKIVGPGNVFVTAAKMQVRDVAEIDFPAGPSEVLIIADESADAVMVASDIIAQAEHDPNAVSVLVTTSEALAKAVSEEVRVQAKQTARGEIVKVSLENAAILTESSLEKCIDFSNKFAPEHLEIIVSDEDFVLDRIKNAGSIFVGAYAPVPVGDYASGTNHVLPTAGYARVYSGLNINHFMKYSTIQKISKIGLESLKETVIALAEEEGLKAHADAIRTRFGWKPSK, from the coding sequence ATGATCATCATGTTATTCAAAAAATTGTCAGACGTTTCAAAAGCTGAAATGCAGGGACTGCTCTCCCGGGAATCCGGGCTTGCAGACGTGGGGGAAACCGTTTCGGCCGTGCTTGCGGATGTGCGTGAAAAGGGAGATGCAGCAGTCCGGGAATATACAAAGAAGTTTGATAAGGTAGATTTTACGGATTTTGAGGTCAGTGAAGAGGAATTCGAAAAAGCGATTTCCGGAATCGATGCGGAGCTCCTGGAGCACCTCAAAACCGCAGCTTCAAATATCAAAGCTTTCCACGAAGCCCAGCTCCCCGAGAAGACCTGGTTCATGGAACTCAAACCCGGGGTCGTGCTGGGACAAAAAGCTACTCCCCTTGAAAGCGTGGGGGCCTATGCTCCCGGAGGCAGGGCTTCCTATCCTTCTACAGTGCTCATGACCGTGATCCCCGCCCGGGTTGCAGGTGTTGAGCAGGTGATTGTATGTACTCCTCCGAGGGCTGACGGTTCGGTACACCCTCTTACCCTGGCAGCGGCAAAGGTCGCAGGGGCGGACAGGGTCTTCAAGCTCGGCGGCGTGCAGGCCGTAGGGGCAATGGCTTACGGGACGGAGAGCGTTCCGAAGGTTGGCAAGATTGTGGGTCCGGGGAATGTCTTTGTGACGGCTGCCAAGATGCAGGTCAGGGACGTTGCCGAAATCGACTTCCCGGCAGGCCCGAGTGAGGTGTTGATTATTGCGGATGAGTCTGCGGATGCTGTAATGGTAGCTTCGGACATCATCGCCCAGGCAGAACACGACCCGAATGCTGTTTCCGTGCTGGTCACGACATCCGAAGCCCTGGCAAAAGCCGTAAGCGAAGAAGTAAGGGTTCAGGCCAAGCAGACCGCAAGGGGTGAAATCGTGAAAGTTTCCCTGGAGAATGCCGCAATCCTTACGGAGAGCTCCCTGGAAAAGTGCATCGACTTCAGCAATAAATTCGCTCCCGAACACCTTGAAATAATCGTTTCGGATGAGGATTTCGTGCTTGACAGGATCAAAAATGCCGGATCTATTTTCGTCGGAGCCTATGCCCCTGTCCCTGTGGGGGACTATGCATCCGGTACCAATCACGTGCTTCCTACTGCCGGTTATGCCCGGGTCTATTCCGGACTAAACATAAATCACTTCATGAAATATTCTACCATCCAGAAAATCAGTAAGATTGGGCTTGAAAGCTTAAAAGAAACTGTAATCGCGCTGGCCGAGGAAGAAGGCTTAAAGGCACATGCCGATGCTATAAGGACGCGGTTCGGCTGGAAACCTTCTAAATAA
- a CDS encoding sensor histidine kinase: MQTKLEKIEQKFFSIAEQTGQLIFDGDARTGKIEWAGAIEEFTGYTPEEFSKVDLNACRDIIHPEDRERVWGALEKSLKKGEAFNQDFRFKRKDGSYIYVEDSSVFLKDEDNRIYRAIGLLKDVTERQNAQDKLRTKEECLLKYLQNFRGIGFQLDNNFYLMLLHGAVKEITGYESKEFLSGKIRWAQLVDPEDLSHFLENRRKLDSVANHLVEHEYRVRGKDGNRVWVFESIQIVHNTDDAPCLYQGFIRDITEIKITEEALERLEKLRKKEIHHRIKNNLQVISSLLDLECENLLSGGFDREKIVKAFRESHDRIVSMSIIHEELYKSSDMETIDFASYLRKLTADLLRSYKVGASNVRLRLDMEDLFLEMERAIPLGIIVNELVSNSLKHAFPNGKSGEIRIELSLRVTGSNDILSNKITDTGIQNNSYTDRYFTLIVEDNGTGFPESVDFRNTSSLGLQLVNTLVDQIGASIQLEKGQGAKFKIRVTDF, encoded by the coding sequence GTGCAAACAAAGTTAGAAAAAATTGAACAAAAATTCTTTTCCATAGCTGAGCAAACAGGGCAATTGATCTTCGATGGCGATGCGAGGACAGGTAAAATTGAGTGGGCAGGAGCGATTGAGGAATTTACTGGCTACACTCCAGAAGAATTTAGTAAAGTCGATCTGAATGCCTGCAGAGATATTATACATCCCGAAGACAGGGAAAGAGTGTGGGGTGCCCTGGAGAAATCTCTAAAAAAAGGGGAAGCGTTTAATCAGGATTTCAGGTTCAAGAGGAAGGATGGGAGCTATATTTACGTTGAAGACAGCTCGGTTTTCCTGAAGGATGAAGATAATCGTATATACAGGGCCATAGGATTGCTCAAAGACGTAACAGAAAGGCAGAATGCCCAGGACAAACTGAGGACAAAAGAAGAATGCCTCCTCAAATATTTGCAAAATTTCAGGGGGATTGGATTTCAGCTTGACAACAATTTTTACCTGATGCTGCTTCACGGGGCCGTGAAGGAAATTACCGGCTACGAGAGCAAAGAATTTCTTTCCGGGAAAATCCGTTGGGCTCAGCTCGTGGACCCTGAAGATCTGAGCCATTTTCTTGAAAATCGAAGAAAATTGGACAGTGTGGCAAACCATCTGGTTGAGCATGAATACAGGGTCAGGGGTAAAGATGGGAATAGAGTTTGGGTTTTTGAGTCCATCCAGATTGTGCACAATACGGATGATGCACCCTGTCTTTACCAGGGTTTTATCCGGGACATCACTGAGATAAAAATTACAGAGGAAGCTCTTGAAAGACTCGAAAAACTCCGCAAAAAAGAAATCCATCACAGGATCAAGAACAACCTGCAGGTAATCTCCAGCCTCCTTGACCTGGAGTGTGAGAATCTGCTGTCAGGTGGCTTTGATCGTGAAAAAATAGTCAAAGCTTTTAGGGAAAGCCATGATCGAATCGTATCAATGTCTATCATCCATGAGGAGCTTTACAAATCCAGTGACATGGAAACCATTGACTTTGCTTCATATCTAAGGAAATTGACAGCTGATCTCTTAAGGTCATACAAAGTGGGAGCTTCTAATGTCCGATTACGGTTGGATATGGAAGATCTCTTCCTTGAAATGGAAAGAGCAATCCCTCTGGGTATCATTGTTAACGAGCTGGTTTCCAATTCCTTAAAACATGCGTTTCCAAACGGAAAAAGTGGAGAGATACGCATAGAACTCAGCCTGAGAGTTACGGGTTCAAATGATATTTTAAGCAATAAAATTACTGACACTGGTATACAAAATAATTCTTACACAGACAGATATTTTACGCTGATTGTCGAAGATAACGGAACTGGTTTTCCTGAATCCGTTGATTTTAGAAACACCAGTTCTTTGGGCTTACAGCTAGTAAACACCCTCGTGGATCAAATCGGGGCCAGTATCCAACTTGAAAAGGGGCAAGGGGCGAAATTTAAGATCCGGGTCACGGATTTTTGA
- a CDS encoding DUF1638 domain-containing protein produces the protein MQVMGIISCNIFEDEIVHLVEHDREVSKVIIIKNENSGGIVRKLEKIGCPFREVNLVNVDEHRFFRELHLENAEGVILVLNILEIVGMNKRHKRLKMNVYDAILRMSLFSDGLLLLYGLCGNLLKDIEADFEHLNCPVITLKDSEGNIVDDCVCATLGGKTSFIEVVKSLEGNRTFMLTPMWAANWEDMVVANGFARSLELLEESRMVFRVSKYTQVAKINTGLSYQHDFHSKVYEFADYYGLDVREIEADLEIFERCYSELKTAVMYPA, from the coding sequence ATGCAGGTAATGGGTATAATATCATGCAATATTTTTGAGGATGAGATCGTCCACCTTGTGGAACATGATAGGGAGGTTAGCAAGGTCATCATAATTAAAAACGAAAATTCAGGAGGTATTGTTCGAAAACTTGAAAAAATCGGCTGTCCCTTCAGGGAAGTAAATCTCGTAAATGTGGATGAGCACAGGTTTTTCAGGGAACTTCATCTGGAAAATGCTGAAGGGGTGATCCTTGTGCTGAACATTCTCGAAATCGTGGGCATGAATAAGAGGCACAAAAGGCTGAAAATGAACGTATACGATGCCATCCTCAGGATGTCCCTGTTTTCGGACGGCTTGCTCCTCCTTTACGGGCTTTGCGGAAACCTGCTTAAGGACATTGAAGCCGATTTCGAGCACCTGAACTGCCCGGTTATTACCTTGAAGGACAGCGAAGGCAACATTGTTGACGACTGCGTTTGCGCAACCCTGGGAGGAAAAACTTCTTTCATAGAGGTCGTGAAGAGTCTTGAAGGGAACCGGACCTTCATGCTCACCCCTATGTGGGCTGCCAACTGGGAGGACATGGTCGTTGCAAACGGGTTTGCCCGGAGCCTTGAGCTCCTGGAAGAATCGAGGATGGTATTCAGGGTCTCAAAGTATACCCAGGTCGCAAAAATCAATACCGGACTGAGTTACCAGCACGACTTTCACTCAAAGGTTTATGAATTTGCTGACTACTACGGCTTGGATGTCAGGGAAATCGAAGCTGACCTGGAAATTTTTGAACGTTGTTACAGTGAACTGAAAACTGCGGTTATGTACCCGGCCTGA
- a CDS encoding ribosome biogenesis/translation initiation ATPase RLI — translation MRIAILNKDRCQPRRCSKECEKYCPRVRTGDETIVFGDDGKPVISEELCVGCGICINKCPFDAIMIIGLPEALQEPTHRYGTNGFALFGLPVPRAGKVTGILGPNGIGKSTSVQILSGALVPNFGQGTGDWDTVLEHYAGTALYDYFRDVVSGKFRISQKPQYVDLIPKAFKGKTSELLGKTDERGVLNELVDYLELRGVMDRKISELSGGELQRVAIAACAARDSHFYFFDEISPYLDIHQRIKVARLIQELSKEKAVLVVEHDLAILDLLTDAIHLAYGEPGGFGVITHPKSVRVGINQYLKGFLPEENIRIRTEAIKFEVHPPTDTREFESRVSFGGFSKQYGEGFSLKATGGNLRDGEVLGIVGPNGIGKSTFVKILAGEIKPDEGDPNIDVKISYKPQYIKADIQMRVQDFLRGISRQFGTSYYEVEIAKPLQLEKLYDHMLMDLSGGELQRVAIAACLSRDADLYILDEPSAHLDVEQRSMVTRVLNRFAENNQKTAMVVDHDIYMIDMLSQRLLVFEGEPSVYGEAHGPFSMENGMNRFLENLGITFRRDEETRRPRVNNLGSRLDREQKESGNYYYAATE, via the coding sequence ATGCGAATAGCAATACTCAATAAGGACAGGTGCCAGCCCAGAAGGTGCAGTAAGGAGTGCGAAAAGTATTGTCCCAGGGTCCGGACAGGGGACGAAACCATTGTTTTCGGGGACGACGGAAAACCGGTCATCTCCGAAGAACTCTGCGTGGGCTGCGGGATATGCATAAACAAGTGTCCCTTTGACGCCATCATGATCATAGGGCTGCCGGAAGCTCTGCAGGAGCCCACTCACAGGTACGGGACAAACGGCTTTGCCCTTTTCGGGCTTCCTGTGCCGCGGGCCGGGAAGGTGACCGGGATTCTCGGGCCTAACGGGATAGGGAAGAGTACTTCGGTCCAGATCCTTTCAGGAGCCCTGGTCCCGAACTTCGGGCAGGGGACAGGGGACTGGGATACCGTGCTCGAGCACTATGCGGGTACGGCTCTTTATGATTATTTCAGGGACGTGGTTTCCGGGAAGTTCAGGATCTCCCAGAAGCCCCAGTACGTGGACCTGATCCCAAAAGCCTTCAAAGGCAAGACCTCCGAGCTCCTCGGGAAGACCGATGAACGAGGAGTACTCAATGAACTGGTAGACTACCTGGAACTCCGCGGCGTAATGGACCGCAAGATCTCGGAATTGAGTGGCGGGGAACTGCAGAGGGTTGCGATTGCAGCCTGTGCGGCCAGGGACTCCCATTTCTATTTCTTTGACGAAATCAGCCCCTACCTGGACATCCACCAGAGGATCAAGGTAGCCCGCTTGATCCAGGAACTCTCAAAGGAGAAGGCCGTGCTAGTGGTCGAACACGACCTTGCGATCTTGGACCTGCTCACTGACGCAATCCACCTTGCTTACGGTGAACCCGGCGGTTTCGGTGTGATCACCCACCCAAAGAGCGTGCGTGTGGGGATAAACCAGTACCTTAAGGGCTTCCTCCCTGAAGAAAACATCCGGATCAGGACTGAGGCCATCAAGTTTGAGGTACACCCGCCTACGGATACTCGTGAGTTCGAGTCCAGGGTCTCTTTTGGTGGTTTTTCCAAACAGTACGGGGAAGGCTTTTCCCTGAAAGCAACCGGCGGAAACCTCAGGGACGGCGAAGTGCTCGGTATTGTGGGGCCGAACGGGATTGGGAAGTCCACTTTCGTGAAAATCCTTGCCGGGGAAATCAAACCCGATGAGGGGGACCCCAACATCGATGTCAAGATCTCCTACAAGCCTCAGTACATTAAAGCCGATATCCAGATGCGGGTACAGGATTTTCTGCGGGGTATTTCAAGACAGTTCGGGACCAGCTACTACGAAGTGGAAATTGCAAAGCCCCTGCAGCTTGAAAAACTCTATGATCACATGTTAATGGACCTGAGTGGAGGGGAATTGCAGAGGGTAGCGATTGCTGCCTGCCTGTCCAGGGATGCCGACCTCTACATCCTCGATGAGCCGAGTGCCCACCTGGACGTGGAACAGCGCTCCATGGTCACGAGGGTCCTGAACCGCTTTGCCGAAAACAACCAGAAGACAGCCATGGTCGTCGACCACGATATCTACATGATCGACATGCTCAGCCAGCGCCTCCTGGTCTTCGAAGGTGAACCCTCGGTCTACGGTGAAGCTCACGGTCCCTTCAGCATGGAGAACGGTATGAACCGCTTCCTGGAAAACCTCGGGATCACTTTCCGTCGGGACGAAGAAACCAGACGCCCCCGTGTGAACAACCTGGGTTCAAGGCTTGACCGGGAACAGAAGGAAAGCGGCAACTACTACTATGCTGCGACCGAGTAA
- the trxA gene encoding thioredoxin: MKPVILDFSATWCGPCRMQKPILEELEKQYADKVEFKVIDVDENQELATKYGIHAVPTLIIEKDGVEIKRYMGVTQGSVLAAEIDKVL, from the coding sequence ATGAAACCAGTGATATTAGACTTTTCCGCAACATGGTGTGGACCTTGCAGGATGCAAAAACCAATTCTTGAAGAACTCGAAAAGCAGTATGCGGACAAGGTCGAGTTCAAAGTTATCGATGTGGATGAAAACCAGGAACTTGCTACAAAATACGGCATCCATGCTGTTCCGACGCTTATCATTGAGAAAGACGGGGTCGAGATTAAGCGCTACATGGGAGTAACCCAGGGCAGTGTCCTGGCCGCCGAGATTGATAAAGTGCTTTGA
- a CDS encoding ATP-dependent DNA helicase, whose amino-acid sequence MKIECLDLPDEVKKFYLDSGIEELYPPQAEAVEKGLLEGRNLLAAIPTASGKTLLAELAMLKAVLSGGKALYIVPLRALASEKFRHFREFSKLGVRVGISTGDYDRRDEGLGVNDIIVATSEKTDSLLRNDTAWMREISVVVADEVHLIDSANRGPTLEVTLAKLRRMNPSCQILALSATVGNADELAAWLDAGLVLSDWRPTDLREGVLLNGTLYFKGLDRAIEQPTKDEAVNLVLDTLREGGQCLVFESSRKNCMGFAKKAAPKVKKALSVEDRDVLAGIADEVLENSETDTAVTLAACIRAGTAFHHAGLTSASRELVEEGFRAGRIKMISSTPTLAAGLNLPARRVVIRSYRRYSSQDGMQPIPALEYKQMAGRAGRPRLDPYGEAVLLAKSNEELGNLFERYIEAGAEEIWSKLGTENALRTHVLSTIANGFAHTKEELMDFLEATFFAFQYSNFGLSTVVDECLHFLTLEGMLEEAEELVPTMFGKLVSKLYIDPLSAAVVVKGLRGAGGSLTDLTLLHLICSTPDMRLLYMRSSDYEGINDFAMTHSEEFVKVPNSFDMVEYEWFLQEVKTALLLLEWIREKPENELCSKFGVGEGDIRAIADIAEWIMHVVTQLARLLELKGAEKAAELEMRVHYGAGPELMELLDMKGIGRVRARKLYKAGFRSLADLSGAAPEAVAAVVGPKIAERIFRQLGRDDAAGTEFSAEVQLPEAGEEKAGAGQKTFNDF is encoded by the coding sequence ATGAAAATCGAGTGTCTCGACCTGCCAGATGAAGTAAAGAAATTTTACCTGGATTCCGGAATTGAGGAGCTTTACCCTCCGCAGGCGGAAGCTGTGGAAAAGGGCCTGCTTGAAGGAAGGAACTTGCTTGCGGCAATCCCTACGGCGTCAGGAAAGACTTTGCTTGCCGAGCTTGCCATGTTAAAGGCGGTACTTTCGGGGGGAAAGGCGCTTTATATCGTGCCTCTCCGGGCACTTGCCTCCGAGAAGTTCAGGCATTTCCGGGAGTTTTCAAAACTCGGGGTCAGGGTCGGGATTTCTACCGGGGACTATGACCGGCGGGACGAGGGGCTTGGAGTAAATGACATTATCGTGGCGACGTCCGAGAAGACGGACTCCCTCCTGAGGAACGATACGGCCTGGATGCGGGAGATTTCTGTTGTTGTGGCTGACGAGGTCCACTTGATCGATTCGGCGAACCGGGGGCCTACTCTTGAAGTAACCCTCGCAAAGCTCAGGAGGATGAACCCCTCCTGCCAGATCCTGGCGCTTTCGGCTACTGTCGGGAATGCTGACGAGCTTGCGGCGTGGCTGGATGCCGGGCTTGTGCTTAGTGATTGGAGGCCTACCGACCTTAGGGAGGGGGTTTTGCTTAACGGGACTTTATACTTTAAGGGTCTGGACAGGGCTATTGAACAGCCCACAAAGGACGAGGCGGTGAACCTTGTGCTGGATACCCTCCGGGAAGGAGGGCAGTGCCTGGTTTTTGAGAGCAGCCGGAAGAACTGCATGGGTTTTGCAAAAAAAGCAGCTCCGAAAGTCAAAAAGGCCCTCTCTGTGGAAGACAGGGACGTACTTGCCGGGATTGCCGACGAGGTTCTGGAAAACAGCGAGACTGATACCGCGGTCACCCTTGCAGCCTGTATCCGGGCCGGGACAGCTTTCCACCATGCAGGGTTGACTTCGGCTTCAAGGGAGCTTGTGGAAGAAGGTTTCAGGGCAGGCCGGATCAAGATGATCTCAAGCACACCCACCCTGGCTGCGGGGCTGAACCTGCCTGCCCGGAGGGTGGTTATTCGAAGCTACCGGCGCTATTCTTCTCAAGATGGAATGCAACCTATACCTGCTCTCGAGTACAAACAGATGGCGGGCAGGGCAGGAAGGCCGAGGCTTGACCCTTACGGGGAAGCTGTACTTCTCGCAAAGTCGAATGAGGAGCTTGGAAATCTTTTTGAGCGTTATATCGAGGCCGGGGCTGAGGAGATCTGGTCCAAGCTCGGGACCGAAAATGCCCTCAGGACCCACGTGCTTTCCACGATTGCAAACGGGTTTGCCCATACGAAGGAAGAGCTCATGGACTTTCTGGAGGCGACCTTCTTTGCTTTCCAGTACTCGAATTTTGGGCTCTCTACGGTTGTGGATGAGTGCCTGCACTTCCTGACGCTTGAGGGCATGCTCGAGGAAGCCGAAGAACTCGTCCCCACGATGTTCGGGAAACTGGTCTCAAAGCTTTATATCGACCCCCTCTCGGCAGCAGTCGTCGTAAAAGGCCTGAGAGGGGCAGGGGGTTCCCTGACTGACCTTACCCTGCTGCACCTTATCTGCAGCACGCCGGACATGCGCCTGCTTTACATGCGGAGTTCGGACTACGAAGGGATCAACGATTTTGCCATGACTCATTCGGAGGAGTTCGTGAAAGTCCCTAACTCCTTCGATATGGTAGAGTACGAGTGGTTTTTGCAGGAGGTAAAGACCGCGCTCCTGCTTCTGGAATGGATCCGGGAAAAGCCTGAAAACGAGCTATGTTCAAAGTTCGGGGTCGGGGAAGGGGACATACGGGCAATTGCGGATATTGCCGAGTGGATCATGCACGTGGTCACCCAGCTTGCCCGGCTCCTTGAGCTGAAGGGGGCTGAGAAAGCCGCAGAACTCGAAATGAGGGTCCACTACGGAGCAGGCCCCGAACTGATGGAACTGCTCGACATGAAGGGCATAGGGCGTGTCAGGGCAAGAAAACTCTACAAGGCGGGTTTCAGGTCTCTTGCAGACCTCTCAGGGGCAGCCCCGGAGGCTGTAGCTGCGGTTGTCGGCCCGAAGATTGCGGAAAGGATTTTCAGGCAGCTTGGAAGGGATGATGCTGCCGGCACGGAGTTCTCTGCTGAAGTGCAGCTGCCGGAGGCCGGGGAAGAAAAGGCCGGGGCGGGACAGAAAACTTTCAACGATTTTTGA
- a CDS encoding MBL fold metallo-hydrolase, with protein sequence MISKKLIDLGVLALRQRNSRGNFKPHVSLRFRDDAGGLRMFSVDTTRTPNKYPQPDAYLITHAHSDHHGKSAMLSERALCSEKTAKALEIRHDREYKGQTFKLGEEFELEGVRIKTFPTEHTAGATAFYWENDVGTKILVTGDVKDASQLPPCDVLVTEANYGDPEDPTCHFTDDLDSLKSALLENGAVAFGAYEFGKTQRAVELLRGFGYDGAIRMDTRARVLTRSMLEAAGELAELDCTQEEGVFIVPPRDLNRLPWHLKKYVLSCRMDYPYPTIRISDHLDAPGLEEMVRKLDPEVTLVYHPGGNRPAKFSKHLNSIGIDSISIDMIGNVLSNEFV encoded by the coding sequence TTGATTTCAAAAAAATTGATAGACCTTGGTGTCCTGGCGCTGCGGCAGAGGAATTCCCGCGGGAATTTCAAACCCCATGTATCCCTTCGTTTCAGGGACGATGCAGGGGGGCTGCGCATGTTTTCCGTTGACACGACAAGGACTCCAAATAAGTATCCTCAGCCCGACGCTTACCTGATTACTCACGCTCATTCCGACCACCACGGCAAGTCAGCGATGCTCTCGGAGCGCGCCCTCTGTTCGGAAAAAACGGCAAAAGCTCTTGAGATAAGGCATGACAGGGAATATAAGGGACAGACTTTCAAGCTCGGAGAAGAGTTTGAGCTTGAAGGGGTCCGGATAAAGACTTTCCCCACGGAACATACTGCCGGGGCAACGGCTTTTTACTGGGAAAACGATGTCGGGACGAAGATCCTGGTAACCGGGGATGTCAAGGACGCAAGCCAGCTCCCTCCCTGCGATGTGCTTGTCACGGAGGCGAATTACGGGGACCCGGAAGACCCTACCTGCCATTTTACGGATGACCTGGATAGTTTGAAAAGTGCTCTTCTAGAAAACGGGGCTGTTGCCTTCGGGGCTTATGAGTTTGGGAAAACCCAGAGGGCCGTGGAACTCCTCAGGGGTTTTGGCTACGATGGGGCAATCCGGATGGACACGAGAGCCCGGGTGCTTACCCGGAGCATGCTCGAAGCCGCCGGGGAACTGGCAGAACTGGACTGTACGCAGGAGGAAGGTGTGTTCATAGTCCCGCCCCGGGATCTTAACAGGCTTCCCTGGCACCTGAAGAAATACGTGTTGAGTTGCAGGATGGATTACCCTTACCCCACAATCAGGATCAGTGACCACCTGGACGCCCCAGGACTTGAGGAGATGGTCCGGAAACTTGACCCTGAAGTTACTCTCGTCTACCATCCCGGAGGAAACAGGCCTGCGAAGTTTTCAAAACATTTAAATTCCATAGGAATCGATTCGATATCCATAGATATGATCGGTAATGTTTTAAGTAATGAATTTGTCTAA
- the cofE gene encoding coenzyme F420-0:L-glutamate ligase: MNSELNSIQMFGIKTPIIRAGDDVVQILEAALKEACVEPLEGDIFVLAESAVATSENRVVELEQIKPGERAVALGEEYELDPREMELVIRECDEIFGGVPGAALTITKGILAPNAGIDASNAPEGHVVLLPEDPRKSAENIRKRLEERYSCRLGVIVGDSRTQPLRLGCTGLALGVSGFVPVEDARGAFDIFGKPLHITHKAVADNLVSAAELLMGEGGERVPCVLIRGAAVKLIDESPEMPKISMEGCMYFGNVIKARGRKEESQKQGQNPESK, encoded by the coding sequence ATGAACTCAGAACTCAATTCCATCCAGATGTTCGGAATTAAGACCCCGATTATAAGGGCCGGGGACGATGTTGTGCAGATACTGGAAGCTGCACTGAAAGAAGCCTGCGTTGAACCCCTTGAAGGGGATATTTTCGTACTGGCCGAATCTGCGGTTGCCACTTCGGAGAATCGGGTCGTGGAACTTGAGCAGATAAAGCCAGGGGAAAGAGCGGTGGCTCTGGGAGAAGAATACGAGCTTGATCCTAGGGAAATGGAACTCGTGATCCGGGAATGCGATGAAATTTTCGGAGGAGTGCCCGGAGCCGCCCTTACCATCACGAAGGGGATTCTTGCCCCTAACGCAGGGATCGATGCTTCCAATGCCCCGGAAGGGCACGTTGTCCTCCTGCCCGAAGACCCGCGAAAGAGTGCCGAAAATATCCGTAAACGGCTCGAAGAACGTTACTCTTGCCGGCTGGGGGTTATTGTCGGGGACAGCAGGACCCAGCCCCTGAGGCTCGGCTGCACAGGGCTTGCGCTGGGAGTTTCCGGTTTCGTGCCCGTGGAAGATGCAAGAGGTGCTTTTGACATCTTCGGAAAACCCCTCCATATAACGCACAAAGCAGTGGCTGATAACCTTGTTTCGGCTGCGGAACTCCTTATGGGGGAGGGCGGGGAAAGGGTGCCCTGCGTGCTTATCAGGGGAGCTGCTGTCAAGCTTATCGACGAGTCTCCCGAAATGCCGAAGATTTCCATGGAAGGCTGCATGTACTTTGGAAACGTCATCAAAGCTCGAGGAAGGAAAGAAGAGAGTCAAAAACAGGGACAAAACCCGGAAAGCAAATGA
- a CDS encoding DUF1699 family protein, with translation MKIRVVSSREEIPTLNPNEKVVHLAFRPSNRDVFVLAETCPKIEAIQLPKSYRRTVSKSIEMFLEMQKINLLEGDVWGHRKDINEYYNVSQNVLEKIQELKADRVSNDMIAEKLSRESKLNTDMIMYILNQKNVA, from the coding sequence ATGAAAATTAGAGTGGTTAGTTCACGGGAGGAAATTCCTACCCTGAATCCTAATGAAAAAGTTGTACACCTTGCATTCAGACCCTCGAACAGGGATGTCTTCGTGCTTGCGGAGACATGTCCGAAAATTGAAGCAATCCAGCTTCCGAAGTCGTATCGTCGAACAGTCTCAAAATCTATTGAGATGTTCCTGGAAATGCAGAAAATTAACCTCCTCGAAGGGGACGTTTGGGGACACAGGAAGGACATAAACGAGTACTACAATGTATCCCAAAACGTACTGGAGAAGATCCAGGAATTAAAGGCGGACCGTGTATCCAACGATATGATTGCTGAAAAACTTTCGAGAGAAAGCAAGTTGAACACTGATATGATCATGTACATCTTAAACCAGAAGAATGTGGCTTGA